A genomic stretch from Desulfatitalea tepidiphila includes:
- a CDS encoding TrkH family potassium uptake protein — protein sequence MPDPPLSSWLHRRLYHAHPTNLLLTSYLATIVIGSLALMLPAATVGRGIAPVDALFTATSAVCVTGLIVVDTATCFTSFGQAVILFLIQIGGLGIMTLSVALFQIIGKRVVFQQRMAMQEVFSHAPREDIYALIRSVLVFTLAIEAAGTVLLFAHWQSTYPWPEALFKAVFHSVSAFCNAGFSQFSNNLMDERTSILVNLTVGGLIVLGGIGFPVVYELFQRATGRRSGKVSLQTKSVIATTIGLTAAGALVLLISERSLTGTLGSGQGIMAALFQSVTCRTAGFNTLDIAGLNTATLLFMMFLMLVGASPGSCGGGIKTTTLAVLATFSWSRLMRRKCANLFGKTLPQETIAKSISVLVFSLAAVCLAVFLILMFDPDHGARISGNRQFLSFLFETVSAFATVGLSMGITAALTWSGKLVIIVLMIIGRVGVPAFTYIIAGGGATKGVQYAEENMMIG from the coding sequence ATGCCAGATCCCCCGCTCTCATCCTGGTTGCACCGGCGCCTTTATCACGCCCATCCCACCAACCTGCTGTTGACCAGTTACCTGGCGACCATCGTCATCGGGAGCCTGGCCCTAATGCTGCCGGCGGCCACCGTAGGCCGGGGCATCGCCCCCGTCGACGCCCTGTTCACCGCCACCTCGGCCGTGTGCGTGACCGGCCTGATCGTCGTGGACACGGCCACCTGTTTCACCAGCTTCGGCCAGGCGGTGATCCTCTTTCTGATCCAGATCGGCGGCCTGGGCATCATGACCCTTTCCGTGGCCCTTTTCCAGATCATCGGCAAACGGGTGGTGTTTCAACAGCGCATGGCCATGCAGGAAGTCTTTTCGCATGCACCCCGGGAAGACATCTACGCCCTGATCCGATCGGTCCTCGTCTTCACCCTGGCGATCGAAGCGGCCGGCACCGTGCTGCTCTTCGCCCACTGGCAATCGACCTATCCCTGGCCCGAAGCGCTCTTCAAAGCCGTTTTCCATTCGGTCTCCGCGTTCTGCAACGCCGGTTTTTCCCAATTCAGCAACAACCTGATGGATGAACGCACGTCCATCCTGGTGAATCTCACGGTAGGCGGCCTGATCGTGCTGGGAGGCATCGGATTTCCGGTGGTGTACGAGCTTTTCCAGCGGGCAACGGGCCGCCGGAGCGGCAAGGTGTCCCTGCAGACCAAGAGCGTCATCGCCACCACCATCGGACTGACCGCCGCCGGCGCGCTGGTGCTGCTGATTTCGGAGCGCTCCCTGACCGGCACCCTGGGGTCGGGGCAGGGGATCATGGCCGCCCTTTTCCAATCGGTGACCTGCCGCACGGCCGGTTTCAACACCCTGGACATCGCCGGCCTCAATACGGCCACCCTGCTTTTCATGATGTTCCTGATGCTGGTGGGCGCCTCGCCGGGATCGTGCGGCGGCGGCATCAAAACCACCACCCTGGCCGTCCTGGCCACCTTTTCGTGGAGCCGGCTGATGCGGCGCAAGTGCGCCAACCTTTTCGGCAAGACCCTTCCCCAGGAGACGATCGCCAAGAGCATTTCGGTGCTGGTGTTCTCCCTGGCCGCCGTTTGCCTGGCCGTCTTCCTGATCCTGATGTTCGACCCGGACCATGGGGCGCGCATCTCGGGCAACCGCCAGTTTTTGAGCTTTCTTTTCGAGACCGTATCGGCCTTTGCCACGGTGGGCCTCTCCATGGGCATCACCGCGGCGCTTACGTGGTCCGGCAAACTGGTGATCATCGTGTTGATGATCATCGGCCGCGTGGGCGTGCCCGCCTTCACCTATATCATTGCCGGCGGCGGGGCCACCAAAGGCGTCCAGTACGCCGAAGAGAACATGATGATCGGATAG
- a CDS encoding potassium channel family protein, whose amino-acid sequence MKRFAVIGAGSFGYYVARALYENKNEVIAIDRSKERVQAIEPHCTSAIVQDVTDMEALKGLGLKEMDAVIVSTGANIKPSILICFHLSRLGIKRIIVKAEDDDHGEILKELGATEIIRPGMDMAQRLALRLTSPNILEFLPLEEDYTIVQVDPPPSFIGKTLKDLNLRKRYEVYIIAVKELVPERFRMVPDADFTIKDSDVLIMLGRDGDLKKIKELK is encoded by the coding sequence ATGAAACGATTCGCCGTCATCGGCGCCGGAAGTTTTGGATACTACGTGGCCAGGGCCCTTTACGAGAACAAGAACGAGGTGATCGCCATCGATCGCAGCAAGGAGCGGGTCCAGGCCATCGAACCCCACTGCACCAGCGCCATCGTGCAGGACGTCACCGACATGGAGGCGCTCAAGGGGCTGGGACTCAAGGAGATGGATGCGGTCATCGTCAGTACCGGGGCCAACATCAAGCCGAGCATCCTGATCTGCTTTCACCTGAGCCGCCTGGGCATCAAGCGCATCATCGTCAAGGCCGAGGACGACGACCACGGCGAAATCCTCAAGGAGCTGGGCGCCACCGAAATCATCCGGCCGGGCATGGACATGGCCCAGCGCCTGGCCTTGCGGCTCACCTCGCCCAACATCCTCGAGTTTCTGCCCCTGGAGGAAGACTACACCATCGTCCAGGTCGACCCGCCGCCCTCGTTCATTGGCAAGACCCTCAAGGATCTGAACCTGCGCAAACGCTACGAAGTCTACATCATCGCCGTCAAGGAACTGGTGCCCGAACGCTTCAGGATGGTGCCCGACGCCGATTTCACCATCAAGGACAGCGATGTGCTGATCATGTTGGGCCGCGACGGCGATTTGAAAAAAATCAAGGAGCTGAAATGA
- a CDS encoding cation:proton antiporter has protein sequence MTPAGLAQNPGMTISLALALGMAAQTLAHHLRVPGIVLLLAAGVACGPDGLGLIHPAALGPALGILTGFAVAVILFEGGMNLKFRRLRRAQRSVRQLILLGGAVTVVGAAAATHFILEWPWKSAILFGTLVMVTGPTVINPLLKRLKVKRSVAVVLEAEGVLIDALGAVVAAVALEAALSPAHGSPLVWGWHVVSRLGFGALAGGATGLALMFLYRFRRMIPEGTENVFTLSIVLALFQGSNLVLAESGIAAVTMAGLVIGNFSTYVLQDLVEFKEELTVLLIGMLFVLLAADVRMAQVADLGWPALGVVLVLMFLVRPAAVLAGTGMTELKWKERAFIAWIGPRGIVAAAVASFFAAAFAERGLSGGYELRALVFLVIAVTVVFAGLTGGPMAGLLGLRRPSQAGWVILGAGSLARAVAKLFKQTGQEVVLIDSNADHCKAAEQDCTRVIYGNGLQSRNLLRAEIDTRRGVLALTANDEVNYLFVQKVKQESKEIPLYAVLKTDTASLTVKMLHQAGAHLLFGATADVEIWQRRFNNEQVYLDIWQPAPDTIGETNGDPPLAGYSGNGLLAAAVRRNERLIPFGDGIQLKKGDQVCFLVFEPEQKPAGEFLEKAGWQRIGQADREAFTTSTCALEP, from the coding sequence ATGACGCCGGCCGGCCTCGCCCAGAATCCGGGCATGACCATTTCACTGGCCCTGGCCCTTGGCATGGCGGCCCAGACTCTGGCCCATCATCTCCGGGTGCCCGGCATCGTTCTGCTGCTGGCCGCCGGTGTGGCCTGCGGTCCGGACGGCCTCGGCCTCATCCATCCCGCGGCCCTCGGCCCGGCCTTGGGCATTCTCACCGGATTCGCCGTGGCGGTGATTCTCTTCGAAGGCGGCATGAACCTGAAGTTCAGGCGGCTGCGACGCGCCCAGCGATCGGTGCGGCAGCTCATTCTGCTCGGCGGGGCGGTGACGGTCGTCGGGGCCGCCGCGGCGACCCACTTCATTCTGGAGTGGCCCTGGAAGAGCGCCATCCTCTTCGGCACCCTGGTCATGGTGACCGGCCCCACGGTGATCAATCCACTGCTGAAACGCCTCAAGGTCAAACGTTCGGTGGCCGTGGTGCTCGAAGCCGAGGGGGTGCTCATCGACGCCCTCGGCGCGGTGGTGGCCGCCGTGGCCCTGGAAGCGGCCCTCAGCCCGGCCCACGGCAGCCCCCTGGTGTGGGGCTGGCATGTGGTGTCGCGCCTTGGCTTCGGGGCTCTGGCCGGCGGAGCGACAGGGTTGGCGCTCATGTTTCTCTACCGCTTCCGGCGCATGATCCCCGAAGGCACCGAAAACGTCTTCACCTTGTCCATCGTCCTGGCCCTGTTCCAGGGCAGCAACCTGGTGCTGGCCGAAAGCGGCATCGCCGCCGTGACCATGGCCGGCCTCGTCATCGGCAATTTCAGCACCTACGTTCTACAAGACCTGGTTGAATTCAAAGAAGAACTCACCGTTCTGCTCATCGGCATGCTCTTCGTACTCCTGGCCGCCGACGTGCGCATGGCCCAGGTCGCCGACCTGGGCTGGCCGGCCCTGGGCGTGGTCCTCGTGCTCATGTTTCTCGTCCGTCCGGCCGCCGTGCTGGCCGGCACCGGCATGACCGAACTCAAGTGGAAAGAGCGGGCCTTCATCGCCTGGATCGGTCCGCGGGGCATCGTGGCCGCGGCCGTGGCCTCGTTTTTCGCCGCCGCCTTCGCCGAACGCGGCCTTTCCGGCGGGTACGAACTGCGCGCCCTGGTGTTCCTGGTGATCGCGGTCACGGTGGTCTTCGCCGGATTGACCGGCGGCCCCATGGCCGGCCTCCTCGGCCTGCGGCGCCCCAGTCAGGCGGGGTGGGTGATTCTGGGCGCCGGTTCCCTGGCCCGGGCCGTGGCCAAGCTGTTCAAACAGACCGGCCAGGAGGTGGTGTTGATCGACTCCAACGCCGACCACTGCAAGGCCGCCGAACAGGACTGCACCCGCGTCATCTACGGCAACGGACTGCAATCGAGGAACCTGCTGCGCGCCGAGATCGACACGCGCCGCGGGGTCCTGGCCCTGACCGCCAACGACGAAGTCAACTATCTCTTCGTACAGAAGGTCAAGCAGGAGTCCAAAGAGATCCCCCTCTATGCTGTCCTGAAGACCGACACCGCCTCCCTGACCGTCAAGATGCTGCACCAGGCCGGCGCCCATCTGCTCTTCGGCGCCACCGCGGATGTGGAGATCTGGCAGCGCCGCTTCAACAACGAACAGGTGTACCTCGACATCTGGCAGCCCGCCCCGGACACCATCGGCGAGACGAACGGCGATCCGCCGCTGGCCGGTTACAGCGGCAACGGCCTGCTGGCCGCCGCCGTGCGCCGCAACGAGCGCCTCATCCCCTTCGGAGACGGCATCCAGCTCAAGAAAGGCGACCAGGTCTGCTTCCTGGTCTTCGAGCCCGAACAGAAACCGGCCGGTGAATTTCTGGAAAAAGCAGGCTGGCAGCGCATCGGCCAGGCCGACCGGGAGGCTTTCACCACCTCGACGTGCGCGCTCGAACCTTGA
- a CDS encoding VOC family protein yields the protein MISRIDHVAVAVKDYPAARAFFEKVLGAIPCATARDDRMKYVWQSFALGDLSRIELLHATEAGSFLDPFLADRQGSVHHITMQTLDIEAAKKTLDAAGIPYFGYNEYPDAYWKELFIHPRHAFGVLIQIAEFEADEWLAPEVTMPRGKAWEVTRTDTGCTLKMAHPGGGIVEKHLDRDQIDALIRELSAMT from the coding sequence ATGATTTCACGAATTGACCATGTGGCCGTTGCGGTGAAGGACTACCCCGCGGCGCGCGCCTTTTTCGAGAAGGTGCTGGGCGCCATTCCCTGCGCCACGGCCCGTGACGACCGGATGAAGTATGTCTGGCAAAGCTTTGCCCTGGGCGACCTGAGCCGCATCGAACTGCTGCACGCCACCGAGGCGGGCAGTTTCCTCGACCCGTTTCTCGCGGATCGCCAGGGCAGCGTGCACCACATCACCATGCAGACCCTCGACATCGAGGCCGCCAAAAAAACATTGGACGCGGCGGGGATTCCCTACTTCGGATACAACGAGTATCCGGATGCCTACTGGAAGGAGCTGTTCATCCATCCCCGGCATGCCTTCGGGGTACTGATCCAGATCGCCGAGTTCGAGGCCGACGAGTGGCTGGCGCCGGAGGTGACCATGCCCCGGGGCAAGGCTTGGGAAGTGACCCGCACCGACACGGGCTGCACCCTGAAGATGGCCCATCCGGGCGGCGGAATCGTCGAAAAACACCTGGACCGGGATCAGATCGACGCGTTGATACGGGAGTTGTCGGCCATGACATAG
- a CDS encoding long-chain-fatty-acid--CoA ligase, with translation MKINIGYLLYKRAMLSPKLEALVVGDVRRSFRELNDGANRVANAMREMGIKPGDRVAVLALNEPEYLELFFGLAKIGVVMVPINHRLAPPEVAYIANNCGAEALIFGKEFAPVAEAIRAQIPAKTLIGIMDSPPAWAGAYKSVIDTAPADEPEHVGGDDDTLTILYTSGTTGRPKGAELTHLGYYHTSVNLKATLGEVGNRMLMPLPLFHIGALAPVPMCVHFGSAMIFQRAFEPAEFLKLIQTENISWFGSVPQVLMFLRSVPQFETFDWSTIKLALVYAAPVPVPLIQAFAEKGMGVRQLYGLTECTGPASVIDAEWAIKKAGSCGPPFFHTDIRVVDLEGKPVAPDQPGEVLMRTTHLMKGYYNNPEATAQTIIDGWLHTGDIARMDADGFLYILDRKKDLIISGGENIYPAEVEECLLAHPAIADVGVIGVTDEQWGEAVKAIVVLKKGESLTQDALREWCRDKLARFKTPKQVVFTDQIPRTPTGKILKRLLREKFN, from the coding sequence ATGAAGATCAACATCGGTTATCTGCTCTACAAGCGGGCCATGCTGAGTCCCAAGCTGGAGGCCCTCGTGGTCGGAGATGTGCGGCGTTCTTTTCGGGAGTTGAACGACGGCGCCAACCGGGTCGCCAACGCCATGCGCGAGATGGGAATCAAACCGGGGGACCGCGTGGCGGTGCTGGCTTTGAACGAGCCCGAATACCTGGAACTCTTCTTCGGCCTGGCCAAGATCGGGGTGGTGATGGTGCCGATCAACCATCGCCTGGCACCGCCCGAGGTGGCCTACATCGCCAATAATTGCGGCGCGGAAGCCCTCATCTTCGGCAAGGAATTCGCACCGGTGGCCGAGGCCATCCGCGCCCAGATCCCGGCCAAGACCCTTATCGGCATCATGGACAGCCCTCCGGCGTGGGCCGGCGCCTACAAGTCAGTCATCGATACCGCCCCGGCAGACGAACCCGAGCACGTCGGCGGGGATGACGACACCCTGACCATCCTCTACACTTCGGGCACCACCGGCCGGCCCAAAGGGGCCGAGCTGACCCACCTGGGCTACTACCACACCTCGGTCAATCTCAAGGCCACGCTGGGTGAGGTCGGCAACCGGATGCTGATGCCGCTGCCGCTGTTCCACATCGGCGCCCTGGCGCCGGTGCCCATGTGCGTGCACTTCGGCTCTGCCATGATCTTCCAGCGCGCCTTCGAGCCGGCCGAGTTTCTCAAGCTGATTCAGACCGAGAACATCTCCTGGTTCGGCTCCGTTCCCCAGGTGTTGATGTTCCTGCGATCGGTGCCGCAATTCGAAACCTTCGACTGGTCCACCATCAAGCTGGCCCTGGTCTATGCAGCGCCCGTGCCCGTGCCCCTGATCCAGGCCTTTGCCGAGAAGGGCATGGGGGTGCGCCAACTCTACGGTTTGACCGAATGCACGGGCCCGGCCTCGGTCATCGACGCGGAGTGGGCGATCAAGAAAGCCGGATCGTGCGGCCCCCCGTTCTTCCACACCGATATCCGGGTGGTGGACCTGGAAGGAAAACCCGTTGCCCCTGACCAACCCGGCGAGGTGCTTATGCGCACCACCCACCTTATGAAAGGCTATTACAACAACCCCGAGGCCACGGCCCAGACCATCATCGACGGATGGCTCCATACCGGCGACATCGCCCGGATGGATGCCGACGGCTTTTTGTACATCCTGGACCGCAAGAAGGACCTGATCATCTCCGGCGGAGAGAATATCTATCCGGCCGAGGTGGAGGAGTGCCTGCTGGCCCACCCGGCGATTGCCGATGTCGGGGTGATCGGCGTCACGGACGAACAGTGGGGTGAAGCCGTCAAGGCCATCGTGGTGCTCAAGAAGGGCGAGAGCCTCACCCAGGACGCCCTCAGGGAGTGGTGCCGGGACAAATTGGCGCGATTCAAGACGCCCAAGCAGGTGGTTTTCACGGATCAGATCCCGCGCACCCCCACCGGCAAGATCCTCAAGCGGCTGCTGCGGGAAAAGTTCAACTAG
- a CDS encoding acyl-CoA dehydrogenase family protein, translating to MSQNLYFTKAHEQVRAAIRDFVNRRINPFIDEWEEKGAAPLHDLFKEMGELGFLGIRYDERYGGEGLDYWYETVMLEEIARARCGGVPMAIAVQTNMATPAIAEFGSDYLKEKYLAAAIRGEMVGAIAVTEPDAGSDVAALKTFARRDGDTYVLNGSKTYITNGTQADFLTLLARTSEAPGYHSFSLFVVPTDLPGFKISRKLDKLGMRSSDTAELYFDDLRIPADHLIGQEGEGFIYQMRQFQHERFSALPICYIGAEEMIRETVAYIKGRVVFGKPLITKQVLRHRLVDWLSEIECLRQLTYHIVRMKMAGQDATREISMGKLIGGRLLNQVADGCLQMHGGMGFMNEMRVSRFFRDARLISIGAGASEVMSDIVAKLEGF from the coding sequence ATGAGCCAGAATCTGTATTTCACCAAAGCGCACGAGCAGGTGCGCGCAGCCATAAGGGATTTCGTGAACCGGCGGATCAACCCGTTCATCGACGAATGGGAAGAGAAGGGGGCCGCGCCGCTTCACGATCTGTTCAAGGAGATGGGGGAACTGGGGTTCCTCGGCATTCGCTACGACGAGCGGTACGGCGGCGAAGGCCTCGACTACTGGTACGAGACCGTGATGCTCGAAGAGATCGCCCGCGCGCGTTGCGGCGGCGTGCCCATGGCCATTGCCGTGCAGACCAACATGGCGACGCCGGCCATCGCCGAGTTCGGCAGCGATTATCTGAAAGAGAAGTACCTGGCCGCCGCCATCCGCGGTGAGATGGTGGGCGCCATCGCCGTCACCGAACCGGACGCCGGTTCGGACGTGGCGGCGCTGAAGACATTCGCCCGGCGGGACGGCGACACCTATGTGCTCAACGGCTCCAAGACCTATATCACCAACGGCACCCAAGCCGATTTTCTGACCCTCCTGGCCCGCACCAGCGAGGCGCCGGGATATCATTCGTTCAGCCTCTTCGTGGTCCCCACCGATCTGCCCGGGTTCAAGATCAGCCGGAAACTCGACAAGCTGGGCATGCGCAGCAGCGACACGGCCGAGCTCTACTTCGACGACCTGCGCATTCCGGCCGATCACCTCATCGGCCAGGAAGGCGAAGGCTTCATCTACCAGATGCGGCAGTTTCAGCACGAGCGATTCTCGGCCCTGCCGATCTGCTACATCGGCGCGGAAGAGATGATCCGCGAAACCGTGGCCTACATCAAGGGGCGCGTCGTCTTCGGCAAGCCTTTGATCACAAAGCAGGTGCTGCGCCACCGGCTGGTGGACTGGCTCAGCGAAATCGAGTGCCTGCGGCAGCTCACCTATCACATCGTGCGCATGAAGATGGCCGGCCAGGACGCCACCCGGGAGATCTCCATGGGTAAATTGATCGGCGGGCGTCTGCTCAACCAGGTCGCCGACGGCTGCCTGCAGATGCACGGCGGCATGGGATTCATGAACGAGATGCGCGTGTCCAGGTTCTTCCGGGACGCCCGGTTGATCTCCATCGGTGCGGGCGCCAGCGAAGTGATGAGCGATATCGTCGCCAAGCTCGAAGGGTTTTAG
- a CDS encoding oxidoreductase translates to MYPYLFRPIRINRLEVKNRIAYPALGLAFSHDQRLNDRYFNYFQEIARGGAGIVTVGPVGVDVIGAGFIVLTLDNDGAIPDFKRLTDMIRREGASPWIQLFHAGAYSHPILIDNQTPMAPSAVFSKYSRTTPREMTLEDILGVQEAFAAAARRAREAGFDGVEIIASGGYLLTQFWSPLKNQRTDPYGGSFENRARFPRETIQKVRAAVGDDFPVGVRMAGNDFVPGSNTDSETPAIARAYEAAGVDVINVTGGWHETRVPQLPMELPRGAYAYLALNIKRAVSVPVMASNRISDPEGADRLLRDGCADMVNLGRVLIADPFWPQKAFEGRAAEIRPCTACGQGCADQVFTGQPVFCAGNPRAGFEAERVIEKTDTPRRILVAGAGPAGLEAAVTAALMGHRVELFEQAPDIGGQLWLAGAPPHKQEYLEYIRYYRAMLNRLEIPVHLNTPVDAALIRAQAPDHVIAATGAAPLRPPIPGADAEGILTAWEVLRHNPPLSREVAIIGGGAVGLETALFVAAKGTISAETLAFLFTYRAASEERLRELVFNGSSRVTVFEMLPRAGGDVGRSTRWVLFERLKQYGVTIETGARVTELTALSVAWEQDGTAHHRAFDQVVVASGSCPVNTLAERLTAQEIPFTTVGDCTGPRKIQDAIHGGFLAAFNLDRKQKQGEAA, encoded by the coding sequence ATGTATCCCTATCTGTTCCGCCCCATCCGCATCAACCGGCTGGAGGTCAAAAACCGCATCGCCTACCCGGCCCTCGGCCTGGCCTTTTCCCATGACCAGCGGCTCAACGACCGCTATTTCAATTACTTCCAGGAGATCGCCCGGGGCGGTGCCGGAATCGTCACCGTGGGACCCGTGGGGGTCGACGTCATCGGCGCCGGTTTTATCGTGCTGACCCTGGACAACGACGGCGCCATTCCTGATTTCAAGCGCCTCACCGACATGATCCGCCGCGAAGGGGCCAGCCCATGGATCCAGCTCTTCCATGCCGGCGCCTATTCGCACCCGATATTGATCGACAACCAGACGCCCATGGCCCCATCGGCCGTATTCTCCAAATACTCCCGGACCACCCCCCGGGAGATGACCCTCGAAGACATTCTGGGGGTTCAGGAAGCCTTTGCCGCGGCGGCGCGGCGCGCCCGGGAAGCCGGTTTCGACGGGGTCGAAATCATCGCCAGCGGCGGATACCTGCTCACCCAGTTCTGGTCGCCGCTCAAAAACCAGCGCACCGACCCGTACGGCGGCAGTTTCGAGAACCGGGCGCGCTTTCCCCGCGAGACCATCCAAAAGGTGCGTGCCGCGGTGGGGGACGACTTTCCCGTCGGCGTCCGCATGGCCGGCAACGACTTCGTACCGGGCAGCAACACCGATTCGGAAACGCCGGCCATCGCCAGGGCGTATGAAGCGGCGGGCGTGGACGTGATCAACGTCACCGGCGGCTGGCACGAGACCCGGGTGCCCCAATTGCCCATGGAGCTGCCGCGCGGCGCTTACGCCTACCTGGCCTTGAACATCAAGCGGGCCGTGTCCGTGCCGGTGATGGCCTCCAACCGTATCTCCGATCCAGAAGGGGCCGATCGACTGCTGCGCGACGGGTGTGCCGACATGGTCAACCTGGGCCGGGTGCTCATCGCCGATCCCTTCTGGCCTCAGAAAGCCTTCGAAGGGCGCGCCGCCGAAATCCGGCCCTGCACGGCCTGCGGTCAGGGGTGCGCCGACCAGGTGTTCACCGGCCAGCCGGTCTTTTGCGCAGGCAATCCCCGGGCCGGATTCGAGGCCGAGCGGGTGATCGAGAAGACCGACACGCCGCGACGTATTCTGGTGGCCGGCGCTGGTCCGGCGGGCCTGGAGGCGGCCGTCACCGCCGCCCTGATGGGGCACCGGGTGGAGCTTTTCGAACAGGCACCGGACATCGGCGGGCAGCTCTGGCTCGCCGGCGCCCCGCCGCACAAGCAGGAGTACCTCGAGTATATCCGCTACTACCGGGCCATGCTCAACCGGCTCGAGATCCCGGTGCATCTCAACACGCCGGTGGATGCGGCGCTGATCCGCGCCCAGGCGCCGGACCACGTCATCGCCGCCACCGGGGCCGCACCGCTGCGGCCGCCCATACCCGGCGCGGACGCCGAAGGCATATTGACCGCCTGGGAAGTGCTACGCCACAACCCGCCCCTGAGCCGCGAGGTGGCCATCATCGGCGGCGGCGCCGTGGGACTTGAAACCGCGCTTTTCGTAGCCGCCAAGGGCACCATCTCCGCCGAAACCCTCGCCTTCCTGTTCACCTACCGGGCGGCTTCCGAGGAGCGGCTGCGCGAGTTGGTCTTCAACGGCAGCTCCAGGGTGACGGTTTTCGAAATGCTGCCCCGGGCCGGCGGCGATGTGGGACGCTCCACGCGCTGGGTGCTGTTCGAACGCCTGAAGCAGTACGGGGTGACCATCGAAACCGGCGCGAGGGTCACCGAATTGACCGCCCTGTCGGTGGCCTGGGAACAGGACGGCACGGCGCATCATCGGGCGTTCGACCAGGTCGTCGTGGCCTCGGGCTCGTGTCCGGTCAACACCCTGGCCGAGCGTCTGACGGCCCAGGAAATACCATTTACGACCGTGGGCGATTGCACCGGACCGCGCAAGATCCAGGACGCCATTCACGGCGGCTTCCTGGCCGCTTTCAACCTCGACCGGAAGCAGAAGCAGGGAGAAGCCGCATGA
- a CDS encoding TIGR03084 family metal-binding protein translates to MKAICADLAWEQDTLDALVSGLAPDQWQLLAPCGRWTVKDEICHLAYFDHTARLAATDPEAFQRHLIEDLGRIKNMDEATEITLAKGRAMSIGDLLAWWRGERRQLVDALVRLDPKDRLPWYGPPMSARSFASARLMETWAHGQDIYDALAIERPVSPGLRHIAHLGVTTFGWSFANRGMAVPETPVRVELAAPSGEIWTWGDAAASQCISGPVVDFCQVVIQRRHVDDTALVVVGDVARQWMAVAQCFAGPPTLGPAPGTRVIQKHHT, encoded by the coding sequence ATGAAAGCGATCTGCGCCGACCTGGCCTGGGAGCAGGATACCCTGGACGCCCTGGTGAGCGGACTGGCCCCGGACCAGTGGCAACTCCTGGCACCGTGCGGCCGCTGGACGGTCAAGGACGAAATCTGCCACCTGGCCTACTTCGACCACACCGCCCGCCTGGCAGCCACGGATCCCGAGGCGTTCCAGCGCCACCTGATCGAGGATCTGGGCCGGATCAAGAATATGGATGAAGCCACGGAAATCACTCTGGCCAAGGGACGGGCCATGTCCATCGGCGACCTGCTCGCCTGGTGGCGAGGGGAGCGGCGGCAACTGGTCGACGCCCTGGTTCGTCTGGACCCCAAAGACCGCCTGCCGTGGTATGGGCCGCCCATGAGCGCGCGCTCGTTCGCCAGCGCCCGGCTCATGGAAACCTGGGCCCACGGCCAGGACATTTACGATGCCCTGGCCATCGAGCGGCCCGTCAGCCCGGGGTTGCGCCATATCGCCCACCTGGGGGTCACGACTTTCGGATGGAGCTTCGCCAACCGGGGCATGGCGGTGCCGGAAACGCCCGTGCGCGTGGAACTGGCCGCGCCCTCAGGCGAAATCTGGACCTGGGGCGATGCGGCCGCCTCGCAGTGCATCAGCGGCCCGGTCGTGGACTTCTGCCAGGTGGTGATCCAGCGGCGGCACGTGGACGACACGGCCCTGGTGGTGGTCGGCGATGTCGCCCGCCAGTGGATGGCAGTGGCCCAGTGCTTCGCCGGGCCGCCCACCCTGGGGCCGGCACCCGGGACCCGGGTCATTCAGAAGCACCATACTTAG